A stretch of Usitatibacter palustris DNA encodes these proteins:
- a CDS encoding amino acid ABC transporter permease, with protein MLDFDWSVIWKSREVLWDGMVLSLKLFGIALAGGIFFGTLLALARLSSWKILSYPAAGFVNLIRAIPFIMAIFWFYFLTPMLVSKFTGQQGEAVGPFTSAIVAFILVEAAYYSEIIRAGIQSIPRGQPWAAYALGMNYWQAMGFVVLPQAFRNMVPIMLTQAIILFQDTSLVYVVGLKDFLGAASKGGQITGRIVELYLFVALVFFIICFGASWLVKRIQARYSIAR; from the coding sequence GTGCTCGACTTCGACTGGAGCGTCATCTGGAAGAGCCGCGAGGTCCTGTGGGACGGGATGGTCCTGTCGCTCAAGCTCTTCGGCATCGCGCTCGCCGGCGGCATCTTCTTCGGTACGCTGCTCGCCCTCGCGCGCCTGTCGAGCTGGAAGATCCTCTCCTACCCCGCCGCGGGGTTCGTGAACCTGATCCGCGCGATCCCGTTCATCATGGCGATCTTCTGGTTCTACTTCCTCACGCCGATGCTGGTGTCCAAGTTCACCGGCCAGCAGGGCGAGGCCGTCGGGCCGTTCACCTCGGCGATCGTCGCGTTCATCCTGGTCGAGGCCGCCTACTACTCCGAGATCATCCGTGCGGGCATCCAGTCGATCCCGCGCGGCCAGCCGTGGGCCGCCTACGCCCTCGGGATGAACTACTGGCAGGCGATGGGTTTCGTCGTGCTGCCGCAGGCTTTCCGCAACATGGTGCCGATCATGCTCACGCAGGCGATCATCCTGTTCCAGGACACCTCGCTCGTGTACGTCGTGGGCCTGAAGGATTTCCTCGGCGCGGCCTCCAAGGGTGGACAGATCACCGGGCGCATCGTCGAGCTGTACCTGTTCGTCGCGCTGGTGTTCTTCATCATCTGCTTCGGCGCATCCTGGCTCGTGAAGCGCATCCAGGCACGCTATTCGATCGCTCGATAG
- a CDS encoding amino acid ABC transporter ATP-binding protein, which produces MAMIDIKDVNKWYGTFQVLTDCSTSVEKGQVIVVCGPSGSGKSTLIKCVNALEPFQKGTITVDGVSVGDPKTDLPKLRSRIGMVFQNFELFPHMSVQANLTIGQMKVLGRTRDQADEHGLKYLDRVGLKAHAHKFPGQLSGGQQQRVAIARALSMDPIAMLFDEPTSALDPEMINEVLDVMVELAREGMTMMCVTHEMGFAKTVAHRVIFMDKGQIVEDCSKADFFGTTRSERAQSFLSKILHN; this is translated from the coding sequence ATGGCGATGATCGACATCAAAGACGTCAACAAGTGGTACGGCACCTTCCAGGTGCTGACCGACTGCTCGACCAGCGTCGAGAAAGGCCAGGTCATCGTGGTCTGCGGCCCCTCGGGGTCGGGCAAGTCCACGCTGATCAAGTGCGTCAACGCGCTCGAGCCGTTCCAGAAGGGCACGATCACCGTCGACGGAGTCTCGGTGGGCGATCCGAAGACCGACTTGCCGAAACTGCGCTCGCGCATCGGCATGGTCTTCCAGAACTTCGAGCTCTTCCCGCACATGAGCGTGCAGGCGAACCTCACGATCGGCCAGATGAAGGTGCTCGGGCGCACGCGCGACCAGGCCGACGAGCACGGCCTCAAGTATCTCGACCGCGTGGGCCTCAAGGCGCACGCGCACAAATTCCCCGGTCAACTCTCCGGCGGCCAGCAGCAGCGCGTGGCGATCGCGCGGGCGCTCTCGATGGACCCCATCGCGATGCTCTTCGACGAACCGACCTCGGCGCTCGACCCGGAGATGATCAACGAGGTGCTCGATGTCATGGTGGAGCTCGCCCGGGAGGGCATGACCATGATGTGCGTGACCCACGAAATGGGCTTCGCCAAGACGGTCGCGCACCGGGTAATCTTCATGGACAAGGGCCAGATCGTGGAGGATTGCAGCAAGGCGGATTTCTTCGGCACGACCCGGTCCGAACGCGCTCAATCCTTTTTGAGTAAAATCCTACACAACTAG